A single Ziziphus jujuba cultivar Dongzao chromosome 11, ASM3175591v1 DNA region contains:
- the LOC107433033 gene encoding elicitor-responsive protein 3, with amino-acid sequence MKGVGGTLEVLLVNAQGIRHTNIIGRPAYYVLIECGAHIFRSKISTGKDEKACWNEKFTFELPFSDWKNLTHLKFRIMDTELFTDGGFVGDSIIYLGGIVREGYERGTIEIKPAPYNVVLEDDTYKGQIKVGIKFTTNLSIQKDMHIIDTMEEIAKENKPRKSMCSSIINLWRFLRSRSLVLCKRKDYRKQKNN; translated from the exons ATGAAAGGAGTAGGAGGAACACTTGAAGTACTTCTTGTTAATGCTCAAGGCATCAGGCACACAAATATTATTG GTAGACCAGCATATTATGTCCTAATAGAGTGTGGAGCTCACATTTTTAGAAGCAAAATATCAACAG GTAAAGATGAAAAGGCTTGCTGGAATGAAAAGTTCACATTTGAATTACCATTCTCTGATTGGAAAAATTTAACCCATCTCAAGTTCAGAATTATGGACACAGAACTCTTCACAGACGGTGGATTTGTTGGTGACTCCAT AATTTATCTTGGTGGAATAGTTAGGGAGGGATATGAAAGAGGAACCATAGAAATAAAACCAGCACCATACAATGTGGTGCTTGAAGATGACACATACAAAGGCCAAATCAAAGTTGGGATCAAATTCACTACGAATCTAAGTATTCAGAAAGACATGCATATAATAGATACAATGGAGGAAATTGCAAAGGAAAACAAACCAAGAAAATCAATGTGTAGCAGCATTATTAACTTGTGGAGATTTCTCAGGAGCAGGTCCTTGGTGTTGTGTAAGAGAAAAGATTACAGAAAGCAGAAGAACAATTAG
- the LOC125419445 gene encoding membrane steroid-binding protein 2-like produces MGIYSEVMEEITWYTGLSPAAFFTIAAMMVVVYKTVTSMFVSPEDFNKPPVAMSLNGDVSSSQFLNNYLGPKTNNTNQPPLQLGDLTDEQLRAYDGSDPDKPLLISIKGQIYDVSSGRNFYGRGGPYAMFAGREASRALALLSFKPDDINGNLEDLGPEELQILEDWEFKFIEKYPKVGRLLNLHGNENVTTTTTTSNGTD; encoded by the exons atgggGATCTATTCGGAGGTGATGGAAGAGATAACGTGGTACACAGGGCTTTCACCGGCGGCTTTCTTCACCATCGCCGCAATGATGGTGGTCGTCTACAAGACTGTGACCTCCATGTTCGTTTCTCCAGAAGATTTCAACAAACCTCCAGTGGCCATGTCCTTGAACGGCGACGTTTCCAGCTCCCAATTTCTCAACAACTATCTGGGTCCCAAAACCAACAACACAAATCAGCCGCCGCTCCAATTGGGAGATTTGACGGACGAGCAACTCAGAGCCTACGATGGTTCCGATCCCGATAAGCCACTCCTCATCTCCATCAAGGGTCAAATCTACGATGTTTCATCCGGAAG GAATTTCTATGGGCGTGGAGGTCCGTACGCCATGTTTGCAGGAAGGGAAGCGAGCAGAGCTTTAGCTCTTCTGTCCTTTAAACCTGATGACATTAATGGGAATCTTGAAGATCTGGGTCCTGAAGAGCTTCAGATTTTGGAAGACTGGGAGTTCAAATTCATTGAGAAATATCCCAAAGTTGGTCGGCTTCTGAATCTCCATGGGAATGAGAAtgttactactactactactactagtaATGGTACAGATTAA
- the LOC107433034 gene encoding uncharacterized protein LOC107433034 isoform X2 — MAQAAQNPVKPQKVVVPNKHGEKLVGLLHETGSKEIVILCHGLQATKERKLIVNIAVALENEGISAFRFDFSGNGESEGSFEFANYQKEADDLHAVVQHFSGANRIIGGILGHSKGGNVVLVYASKYHDIHSVINVSGRYDLKRGFGDTWGEDYMQRIKEEGFIDVKNENGSVDYRVTLESLTERLTTNMHTACLQIDKDCRVLTVHGSADEIIPVEDAYEFAKIIPNHKLHIIEGADHQYTNHQAELASVVLEFTKSCLHQHKASF, encoded by the exons ATGGCCCAGGCTGCACAAAACCCAG TAAAGCCTCAGAAAGTGGTAGTACCAAATAAGCATGGTGAAAAACTCGTGGGTTTATTGCATGAAACCGGATCTAAGGAGATTGTGATCTTATGCCATGGTTTGCAAGCCACAAAG gaaagaaaattaattgtgaataTAGCAGTTGCATTGGAAAATGAAGGAATTAGTGCCTTCCGTTTTGACTTTTCTGGAAATGG AGAAAGTGAAGGTTCATTTGAATTTGCAAATTATCAGAAAGAGGCTGATGATTTACATGCTGTAGTCCAACATTTCTCTGGAGCAAACCGCATAATTGGTGGAATTCTTGGGCATAGTAAAG GAGGCAATGTGGTGCTTGTGTATGCTTCTAAATATCATGATATCCATTCAGTTATCAATGTTTCCGGACGTTATGATCTGAAGAGAGGCTTTGGAGATACATGGGGAGAAGACTATATGCAAAGAATCAAGGAGGAAGGATTTATTGATGTTAAAAATGAGAATG GAAGTGTGGACTATCGTGTAACCTTGGAAAGTTTGACGGAGCGCCTAACAACTAATATGCACACTGCATGTCTTCAAATTGACAAGGATTGCAG gGTCTTGACAGTTCATGGATCTGCTGATGAAATAATTCCGGTTGAAGATGCATATGAGTTCGCCAAGATAATACCAAATCACAAACTGCACATCATAGAAGGAGCAGATCATCAATATACCAATCATCAAGCTGAGTTAGCCTCTGTTGTTTTGGAGTTCACAAAGTCATGCCTGCATCAGCACAAGGCCAGCTTCTAG
- the LOC107433034 gene encoding uncharacterized protein LOC107433034 isoform X1, whose translation MAQAAQNPAVKPQKVVVPNKHGEKLVGLLHETGSKEIVILCHGLQATKERKLIVNIAVALENEGISAFRFDFSGNGESEGSFEFANYQKEADDLHAVVQHFSGANRIIGGILGHSKGGNVVLVYASKYHDIHSVINVSGRYDLKRGFGDTWGEDYMQRIKEEGFIDVKNENGSVDYRVTLESLTERLTTNMHTACLQIDKDCRVLTVHGSADEIIPVEDAYEFAKIIPNHKLHIIEGADHQYTNHQAELASVVLEFTKSCLHQHKASF comes from the exons ATGGCCCAGGCTGCACAAAACCCAG CAGTAAAGCCTCAGAAAGTGGTAGTACCAAATAAGCATGGTGAAAAACTCGTGGGTTTATTGCATGAAACCGGATCTAAGGAGATTGTGATCTTATGCCATGGTTTGCAAGCCACAAAG gaaagaaaattaattgtgaataTAGCAGTTGCATTGGAAAATGAAGGAATTAGTGCCTTCCGTTTTGACTTTTCTGGAAATGG AGAAAGTGAAGGTTCATTTGAATTTGCAAATTATCAGAAAGAGGCTGATGATTTACATGCTGTAGTCCAACATTTCTCTGGAGCAAACCGCATAATTGGTGGAATTCTTGGGCATAGTAAAG GAGGCAATGTGGTGCTTGTGTATGCTTCTAAATATCATGATATCCATTCAGTTATCAATGTTTCCGGACGTTATGATCTGAAGAGAGGCTTTGGAGATACATGGGGAGAAGACTATATGCAAAGAATCAAGGAGGAAGGATTTATTGATGTTAAAAATGAGAATG GAAGTGTGGACTATCGTGTAACCTTGGAAAGTTTGACGGAGCGCCTAACAACTAATATGCACACTGCATGTCTTCAAATTGACAAGGATTGCAG gGTCTTGACAGTTCATGGATCTGCTGATGAAATAATTCCGGTTGAAGATGCATATGAGTTCGCCAAGATAATACCAAATCACAAACTGCACATCATAGAAGGAGCAGATCATCAATATACCAATCATCAAGCTGAGTTAGCCTCTGTTGTTTTGGAGTTCACAAAGTCATGCCTGCATCAGCACAAGGCCAGCTTCTAG